A single genomic interval of Anopheles darlingi chromosome X, idAnoDarlMG_H_01, whole genome shotgun sequence harbors:
- the LOC125950728 gene encoding irregular chiasm C-roughest protein-like isoform X1, with product MQKLVVVKKYAAGCWNFILYIILLLYGGNDAKMSNNTDRTVYQHFAMEPQDQTAIVGSRVTLPCRVENKSGQLQWTKDDFGLGTLRNLSGFERYMMIGSDEEGDYSLDISPVMLDDDAKYQCQVGPGKDGTPGIRSRFAKLSVLVPPEAPKIVQGDFLMTTEDREIELECVSVGGKPAAEIIWIDGHGNVVTGGIEYVREPLQDARRFTAKSILKLTPKREYHNTTFTCQAQNTADRSYRSVRLQLEVKYAPKVRIFVVDGVLNNARLTEGTELRLSCRADANPPELNFQWFVGDELAEENHASELIISNVSRKYHDTIIRCVVQNAVGKSEESVSLDICYGPTFRELPKSIEADIDTKVTLQCDVDGNPTPDITWLHESTKQIVASGPNVTLAVTSSTAGKYLCKASVQGFPIIEAEATVFLRGPPLIRSPRQQYGTLSDRGQLECKAFAVPRPKYISWSFNGYEINASQPEPGDYTVMEDLLSDGIRSILIIASCLQKHFGSYNCTVANDYGIDFVEIDFLSKESKNVSVIFLGAIGGITFLIFVFVIGICICSRRIKMKHLPPADVIPKYDVQEREYIHHRNTADNRNDMQEVDREAMAVNLKFSIRSIESPCAVSQTSSSVAPKIDSSNYSCSSDMSNSLSILQCKPSESSNGYMPYVHHLRDLNSTVPPLLQSFNTNNVDNSSVFVQQSPTDTMTIVRNFATSDNCVDMPILQNIKSSVSSIPRVLMNHPVAGCHFGLESRFLNDFSNHGQGGSGTFSSPPATANPAATPAPPPYATIRNQTCLLAQGLQSQKPSESTITGTDNALSSALNNPSSPTCSQSGSIASTQSSQAAPINFGQLQPLHNSGQFILPNIGPTKLGVLATHV from the exons TGGACGAAGGATGACTTCGGACTTGGCACGCTACGCAATCTAAGCGGCTTCGAACGGTATATGATGATCGGTAGCGACGAAGAAGGAGACTATTCACTTGATATCTCCCCAGTAATGTTAGACGATGACGCTAAATATCAATGTCAGGTTGGTCCCGGTAAAGACG GTACACCCGGAATTCGTTCGAGATTCGCTAAATTGTCTGTGCTGGTTCCTCCCGAAGCACCGAAAATAGTGCAGGGTGATTTCCTTATGACTACGGAAGATCGTGAAATAGAGCTAGAGTGTGTATCGGTGGGAGGAAAGCCGGCAGCTGAGATAATATGGATTGACGGGCATGGTAATGTGGTTACTGGTGGAATCGAATACGTAAGGGAACCCTTGCAGGATGCAAGACGCTTTACAGCCAAATCAATCTTAAAACTTACACCGAAGAGAGAGTACCATAATACCACCTTCACTTGCCAGGCGCAAAATACAGCTGACCGATCCTACCGCTCTGTACGATTACAATTAGAAGTGAAATATGCACCAAAGGTGCGTATTTTTGTTGTAGATGGTGTATTGAACAACGCACGCCTCACAGAAGGTACTGAACTACGATTATCGTGCAGAGCAGACGCAAATCCACCTGAATTAAATTTCCAGTGGTTCGTCGGGGATGAACTGGCAGAAGAAAACCATGCATCAGAACTA ATAATTTCTAACGTATCGCGTAAATACCATGACACCATAATTAGGTGTGTGGTTCAAAACGCCGTTGGTAAGAGTGAAGAGAGTGTATCTTTAGATATATGCTACGGTCCAACATTCCGCGAGCTTCCAAAGTCTATTGAAGCAGATATTGATACAAAAGTAACTCTACAATGTGACGTGGATGGAAATCCAACACCGGACATTACTTGGCTACATGAATCCACAAAACAAATAGTAGCGAGTGGTCCAAATGTTACACTTGCCGTGACATCGTCTACAGCCGGGAAATACTTGTGCAAAGCAAGTGTACAAGGTTTTCCAATTATTGAAGCTGAGGCAACTGTCTTCTTACGGGGACCTCCTTTGATCAGATCGCCGAGACAACAGTACGGTACACTGAGTGACAGAGGGCAACTTGAATGCAAAGCATTCGCAGTTCCGCGACCAAAATATATCAGTTGGTCATTCAACGGATATGAGATAAATGCTTCTCAACCAGAACCGGGTGACTACACTGTCATGGAAGACTTATTATCCGACGGTATACGATCGATACTAATTATCGCAAGTTGCCTTCAAAAGCATTTCGGAAGTTACAATTGTACAGTCGCCAACGACTACGGCATAGACTTTGTAGAAATAGACTTCCTCTCTAAGG AATCAAAAAATGTGTCCGTTATCTTTTTGGGCGCCATCGGTGGTATAACGTTTTTAatctttgtttttgtaattGGTATATGCATTTGTAGTCGTCGTATTAAAATGAAGCATCTACCACCTGCTGATGTTATACCAAAG TATGACGTACAAGAGAGAGAATATATCCATCATCGAAACACCGCCGATAACAGAAACGATATGCAAGAGGTAGACAGGGAAGCTATGGCTGTTAATTTGAAGTTTTCCATACGATCCATTGAATCTCCTTGCGCAGTTTCACAGACCTCTTCATCTGTAGCTCCAAAGATCGATTCCTCGAATTATAG TTGTTCTAGTGATATGTCGAACTCTCTCAGCATACTACAATGCAAACCTAGTGAGAGTTCCAATGGATACATGCCGTATGTGCATCATTTACGTGATTTAAATTCAACAGTTCCACCACTTCTGCAGAGTTTTAATACTAACAACGTTGATAACTCTTCGGTATTCGTACAGCAATCTCCGACGGATACAATGACTATTGTACGAAATTTTGCTACAAGTGACAATTGTGTCGATATGCCAATCTTGCAAAACATTAAGAGCAGTGTGTCATCGATTCCCCGCGTATTAATGA aTCACCCAGTAGCAGGGTGTCATTTTGGATTGGAATCACGATTTCTTAACGATTTTAGTAACCACGGTCAAGGAGGTAGTGgtactttttcttctccaccaGCAACTGCAAATCCGGCTGCTacacctgctcctcctccataCGCTACTATTCGTAATCAGACTTGTTTGCTGGCCCAAGGACTGCAAAGTCAGAAACCATCCGAATCAACAATAACTGGTACTGACAATGCGTTGTCCTCAGCGCTAAACAACCCTAGTAGTCCAACCTGCTCCCAATCGGGTTCCATCGCCAGCACGCAAAGCTCACAAGCCGCTCCTATCAATTTTGGTCAGCTTCAACCTCTTCATAACTCAGGGCAGTTTATCCTACCTAATATCGGCCCTACGAAACTCGGAGTACTGGCAACGCATGTTTAA
- the LOC125950728 gene encoding irregular chiasm C-roughest protein-like isoform X2 — MQKLVVVKKYAAGCWNFILYIILLLYGGNDAKMSNNTDRTVYQHFAMEPQDQTAIVGSRVTLPCRVENKSGQLQWTKDDFGLGTLRNLSGFERYMMIGSDEEGDYSLDISPVMLDDDAKYQCQVGPGKDGTPGIRSRFAKLSVLVPPEAPKIVQGDFLMTTEDREIELECVSVGGKPAAEIIWIDGHGNVVTGGIEYVREPLQDARRFTAKSILKLTPKREYHNTTFTCQAQNTADRSYRSVRLQLEVKYAPKVRIFVVDGVLNNARLTEGTELRLSCRADANPPELNFQWFVGDELAEENHASELIISNVSRKYHDTIIRCVVQNAVGKSEESVSLDICYGPTFRELPKSIEADIDTKVTLQCDVDGNPTPDITWLHESTKQIVASGPNVTLAVTSSTAGKYLCKASVQGFPIIEAEATVFLRGPPLIRSPRQQYGTLSDRGQLECKAFAVPRPKYISWSFNGYEINASQPEPGDYTVMEDLLSDGIRSILIIASCLQKHFGSYNCTVANDYGIDFVEIDFLSKESKNVSVIFLGAIGGITFLIFVFVIGICICSRRIKMKHLPPADVIPKYDVQEREYIHHRNTADNRNDMQEVDREAMAVNLKFSIRSIESPCAVSQTSSSVAPKIDSSNYSDMSNSLSILQCKPSESSNGYMPYVHHLRDLNSTVPPLLQSFNTNNVDNSSVFVQQSPTDTMTIVRNFATSDNCVDMPILQNIKSSVSSIPRVLMNHPVAGCHFGLESRFLNDFSNHGQGGSGTFSSPPATANPAATPAPPPYATIRNQTCLLAQGLQSQKPSESTITGTDNALSSALNNPSSPTCSQSGSIASTQSSQAAPINFGQLQPLHNSGQFILPNIGPTKLGVLATHV, encoded by the exons TGGACGAAGGATGACTTCGGACTTGGCACGCTACGCAATCTAAGCGGCTTCGAACGGTATATGATGATCGGTAGCGACGAAGAAGGAGACTATTCACTTGATATCTCCCCAGTAATGTTAGACGATGACGCTAAATATCAATGTCAGGTTGGTCCCGGTAAAGACG GTACACCCGGAATTCGTTCGAGATTCGCTAAATTGTCTGTGCTGGTTCCTCCCGAAGCACCGAAAATAGTGCAGGGTGATTTCCTTATGACTACGGAAGATCGTGAAATAGAGCTAGAGTGTGTATCGGTGGGAGGAAAGCCGGCAGCTGAGATAATATGGATTGACGGGCATGGTAATGTGGTTACTGGTGGAATCGAATACGTAAGGGAACCCTTGCAGGATGCAAGACGCTTTACAGCCAAATCAATCTTAAAACTTACACCGAAGAGAGAGTACCATAATACCACCTTCACTTGCCAGGCGCAAAATACAGCTGACCGATCCTACCGCTCTGTACGATTACAATTAGAAGTGAAATATGCACCAAAGGTGCGTATTTTTGTTGTAGATGGTGTATTGAACAACGCACGCCTCACAGAAGGTACTGAACTACGATTATCGTGCAGAGCAGACGCAAATCCACCTGAATTAAATTTCCAGTGGTTCGTCGGGGATGAACTGGCAGAAGAAAACCATGCATCAGAACTA ATAATTTCTAACGTATCGCGTAAATACCATGACACCATAATTAGGTGTGTGGTTCAAAACGCCGTTGGTAAGAGTGAAGAGAGTGTATCTTTAGATATATGCTACGGTCCAACATTCCGCGAGCTTCCAAAGTCTATTGAAGCAGATATTGATACAAAAGTAACTCTACAATGTGACGTGGATGGAAATCCAACACCGGACATTACTTGGCTACATGAATCCACAAAACAAATAGTAGCGAGTGGTCCAAATGTTACACTTGCCGTGACATCGTCTACAGCCGGGAAATACTTGTGCAAAGCAAGTGTACAAGGTTTTCCAATTATTGAAGCTGAGGCAACTGTCTTCTTACGGGGACCTCCTTTGATCAGATCGCCGAGACAACAGTACGGTACACTGAGTGACAGAGGGCAACTTGAATGCAAAGCATTCGCAGTTCCGCGACCAAAATATATCAGTTGGTCATTCAACGGATATGAGATAAATGCTTCTCAACCAGAACCGGGTGACTACACTGTCATGGAAGACTTATTATCCGACGGTATACGATCGATACTAATTATCGCAAGTTGCCTTCAAAAGCATTTCGGAAGTTACAATTGTACAGTCGCCAACGACTACGGCATAGACTTTGTAGAAATAGACTTCCTCTCTAAGG AATCAAAAAATGTGTCCGTTATCTTTTTGGGCGCCATCGGTGGTATAACGTTTTTAatctttgtttttgtaattGGTATATGCATTTGTAGTCGTCGTATTAAAATGAAGCATCTACCACCTGCTGATGTTATACCAAAG TATGACGTACAAGAGAGAGAATATATCCATCATCGAAACACCGCCGATAACAGAAACGATATGCAAGAGGTAGACAGGGAAGCTATGGCTGTTAATTTGAAGTTTTCCATACGATCCATTGAATCTCCTTGCGCAGTTTCACAGACCTCTTCATCTGTAGCTCCAAAGATCGATTCCTCGAATTATAG TGATATGTCGAACTCTCTCAGCATACTACAATGCAAACCTAGTGAGAGTTCCAATGGATACATGCCGTATGTGCATCATTTACGTGATTTAAATTCAACAGTTCCACCACTTCTGCAGAGTTTTAATACTAACAACGTTGATAACTCTTCGGTATTCGTACAGCAATCTCCGACGGATACAATGACTATTGTACGAAATTTTGCTACAAGTGACAATTGTGTCGATATGCCAATCTTGCAAAACATTAAGAGCAGTGTGTCATCGATTCCCCGCGTATTAATGA aTCACCCAGTAGCAGGGTGTCATTTTGGATTGGAATCACGATTTCTTAACGATTTTAGTAACCACGGTCAAGGAGGTAGTGgtactttttcttctccaccaGCAACTGCAAATCCGGCTGCTacacctgctcctcctccataCGCTACTATTCGTAATCAGACTTGTTTGCTGGCCCAAGGACTGCAAAGTCAGAAACCATCCGAATCAACAATAACTGGTACTGACAATGCGTTGTCCTCAGCGCTAAACAACCCTAGTAGTCCAACCTGCTCCCAATCGGGTTCCATCGCCAGCACGCAAAGCTCACAAGCCGCTCCTATCAATTTTGGTCAGCTTCAACCTCTTCATAACTCAGGGCAGTTTATCCTACCTAATATCGGCCCTACGAAACTCGGAGTACTGGCAACGCATGTTTAA
- the LOC125950728 gene encoding irregular chiasm C-roughest protein-like isoform X3: MQKLVVVKKYAAGCWNFILYIILLLYGGNDAKMSNNTDRTVYQHFAMEPQDQTAIVGSRVTLPCRVENKSGQLQWTKDDFGLGTLRNLSGFERYMMIGSDEEGDYSLDISPVMLDDDAKYQCQVGPGKDGTPGIRSRFAKLSVLVPPEAPKIVQGDFLMTTEDREIELECVSVGGKPAAEIIWIDGHGNVVTGGIEYVREPLQDARRFTAKSILKLTPKREYHNTTFTCQAQNTADRSYRSVRLQLEVKYAPKVRIFVVDGVLNNARLTEGTELRLSCRADANPPELNFQWFVGDELAEENHASELIISNVSRKYHDTIIRCVVQNAVGKSEESVSLDICYGPTFRELPKSIEADIDTKVTLQCDVDGNPTPDITWLHESTKQIVASGPNVTLAVTSSTAGKYLCKASVQGFPIIEAEATVFLRGPPLIRSPRQQYGTLSDRGQLECKAFAVPRPKYISWSFNGYEINASQPEPGDYTVMEDLLSDGIRSILIIASCLQKHFGSYNCTVANDYGIDFVEIDFLSKESKNVSVIFLGAIGGITFLIFVFVIGICICSRRIKMKHLPPADVIPKYDVQEREYIHHRNTADNRNDMQEVDREAMAVNLKFSIRSIESPCAVSQTSSSVAPKIDSSNYSCSSDMSNSLSILQCKPSESSNGYMPYVHHLRDLNSTVPPLLQSFNTNNVDNSSVFVQQSPTDTMTIVRNFATSDNCVDMPILQNIKSSVSSIPRVLMSE; encoded by the exons TGGACGAAGGATGACTTCGGACTTGGCACGCTACGCAATCTAAGCGGCTTCGAACGGTATATGATGATCGGTAGCGACGAAGAAGGAGACTATTCACTTGATATCTCCCCAGTAATGTTAGACGATGACGCTAAATATCAATGTCAGGTTGGTCCCGGTAAAGACG GTACACCCGGAATTCGTTCGAGATTCGCTAAATTGTCTGTGCTGGTTCCTCCCGAAGCACCGAAAATAGTGCAGGGTGATTTCCTTATGACTACGGAAGATCGTGAAATAGAGCTAGAGTGTGTATCGGTGGGAGGAAAGCCGGCAGCTGAGATAATATGGATTGACGGGCATGGTAATGTGGTTACTGGTGGAATCGAATACGTAAGGGAACCCTTGCAGGATGCAAGACGCTTTACAGCCAAATCAATCTTAAAACTTACACCGAAGAGAGAGTACCATAATACCACCTTCACTTGCCAGGCGCAAAATACAGCTGACCGATCCTACCGCTCTGTACGATTACAATTAGAAGTGAAATATGCACCAAAGGTGCGTATTTTTGTTGTAGATGGTGTATTGAACAACGCACGCCTCACAGAAGGTACTGAACTACGATTATCGTGCAGAGCAGACGCAAATCCACCTGAATTAAATTTCCAGTGGTTCGTCGGGGATGAACTGGCAGAAGAAAACCATGCATCAGAACTA ATAATTTCTAACGTATCGCGTAAATACCATGACACCATAATTAGGTGTGTGGTTCAAAACGCCGTTGGTAAGAGTGAAGAGAGTGTATCTTTAGATATATGCTACGGTCCAACATTCCGCGAGCTTCCAAAGTCTATTGAAGCAGATATTGATACAAAAGTAACTCTACAATGTGACGTGGATGGAAATCCAACACCGGACATTACTTGGCTACATGAATCCACAAAACAAATAGTAGCGAGTGGTCCAAATGTTACACTTGCCGTGACATCGTCTACAGCCGGGAAATACTTGTGCAAAGCAAGTGTACAAGGTTTTCCAATTATTGAAGCTGAGGCAACTGTCTTCTTACGGGGACCTCCTTTGATCAGATCGCCGAGACAACAGTACGGTACACTGAGTGACAGAGGGCAACTTGAATGCAAAGCATTCGCAGTTCCGCGACCAAAATATATCAGTTGGTCATTCAACGGATATGAGATAAATGCTTCTCAACCAGAACCGGGTGACTACACTGTCATGGAAGACTTATTATCCGACGGTATACGATCGATACTAATTATCGCAAGTTGCCTTCAAAAGCATTTCGGAAGTTACAATTGTACAGTCGCCAACGACTACGGCATAGACTTTGTAGAAATAGACTTCCTCTCTAAGG AATCAAAAAATGTGTCCGTTATCTTTTTGGGCGCCATCGGTGGTATAACGTTTTTAatctttgtttttgtaattGGTATATGCATTTGTAGTCGTCGTATTAAAATGAAGCATCTACCACCTGCTGATGTTATACCAAAG TATGACGTACAAGAGAGAGAATATATCCATCATCGAAACACCGCCGATAACAGAAACGATATGCAAGAGGTAGACAGGGAAGCTATGGCTGTTAATTTGAAGTTTTCCATACGATCCATTGAATCTCCTTGCGCAGTTTCACAGACCTCTTCATCTGTAGCTCCAAAGATCGATTCCTCGAATTATAG TTGTTCTAGTGATATGTCGAACTCTCTCAGCATACTACAATGCAAACCTAGTGAGAGTTCCAATGGATACATGCCGTATGTGCATCATTTACGTGATTTAAATTCAACAGTTCCACCACTTCTGCAGAGTTTTAATACTAACAACGTTGATAACTCTTCGGTATTCGTACAGCAATCTCCGACGGATACAATGACTATTGTACGAAATTTTGCTACAAGTGACAATTGTGTCGATATGCCAATCTTGCAAAACATTAAGAGCAGTGTGTCATCGATTCCCCGCGTATTAATGAGTGAGTAA